TGCAGCCGACCGACATCCGGCACGACGTCGCCTGGAAGCAGCTGGCGACGCAGTTGGGTGCGGCCGGCCTGGCGGTCGCCGAGGAGCGCGGGGGCGCCGGCGCGGACGTCGGTGCGCTGGCGGCGGTCGCGGAGCAGATCGGCAAGGCGTGCGCGGCCGTCCCGTTCCTGTCCACCGCGATCGCCACCACGGCGCTCGCGGCGGTCGACGACACCGAGGTGCTGCCGGTCGTGGCGAGCGGCGAGCGCTCCGCGGTGCTCGCCGCGCCGCTCGACGGCTCGCCGGTGACGGTGACGGCGGTCGGCGGGACGCTGACCGGCTCGGTCGACGTCGTCGACGCGGCGACCGCGGACGTCCTCGTGGTCGTGGCCAAGGCCGCCGGCGGGCTCGCGCTGTTCGTGGTCGAGGCCTCGACGGTGCGCCGCACGCCGCTGCACACCCTCGACCTCGGTCGGCCGCAGGCCCGCGTCGAGTTCGACGGCACCCGCGCCCGTGAGCTGGCGGCCGACGCGAAGCCGGCGCTGCAGGCGGCCCGTCAGGTCGCGCGCCTGTTGCTCGCCGCGGAGAACCTCGGCATCGCCGACTGGTGCGTCCAGACCGCGGTCGAGTACGCCAAGACCCGCGAGCAGTTCGGCGTGAAGATCGGCACCTTCCAGGCCGTGAAGCACCTGTGCGCGGAGATGTTCTTCGCGACCGAGGTTGCCCGCGCGCTGCTGGTCTCCGCGGTCGACCTGTGCCGCGGGGACGTTCGGGGCCCGGCCCGGACCGCGCTGAACGCGGCCGCGGTCGCGTGTGCCGAGGCCGCCGCGCAGGCCACCCAGGGGGCCGTGCAGGTCCTCGGCGGCATCGGCTTCACGTGGGAGCACGACGCCCACCTGTACTTCCGGCGGGCCCGCGCCAACGCCGTCCTCACCGGGTCGACCGCCACCGTCAAGGACGCGCTGGCCGAGCTGCTGATCGCCGGCAAGGGCATCGCCGAGCCGGTGCGCGCGACCAGCGACGACGTCGCCGCGATCGCCGAGCGGGCCCGGGCGTTCTTCGCCACTCACGGCCACGCGCGCGGCCGGGACGCCGACGAGGCGGCCCACGTCGCCGCGGCCCGGGCGTTCCGCGCCGCCCTCGCCGAGGCCGGCCTCGCGGGCGTCACCGTGCCGACGGAGTACGGCGGCCAGGGTTTGTCGATCGCGCACGACACCGCGGTCGCGCTGGCCGCCCGCGGCATGCACACCTTCGAGGACGTCTGCGGGATCGGGATCGGCATGTGCGTCCCGGTGTTGCTGACGCTGGGCACCGAGGAGCAGAAGCGCGCCTACATCGGGCCGCTGCTGCGCGGCGAGCAGATCTGGTGCCAGTTGTTCAGTGAGC
This is a stretch of genomic DNA from Sporichthya brevicatena. It encodes these proteins:
- a CDS encoding acyl-CoA dehydrogenase; the protein is MTWPTEDEAALATEVARLLERTASREDLKAAVQPTDIRHDVAWKQLATQLGAAGLAVAEERGGAGADVGALAAVAEQIGKACAAVPFLSTAIATTALAAVDDTEVLPVVASGERSAVLAAPLDGSPVTVTAVGGTLTGSVDVVDAATADVLVVVAKAAGGLALFVVEASTVRRTPLHTLDLGRPQARVEFDGTRARELAADAKPALQAARQVARLLLAAENLGIADWCVQTAVEYAKTREQFGVKIGTFQAVKHLCAEMFFATEVARALLVSAVDLCRGDVRGPARTALNAAAVACAEAAAQATQGAVQVLGGIGFTWEHDAHLYFRRARANAVLTGSTATVKDALAELLIAGKGIAEPVRATSDDVAAIAERARAFFATHGHARGRDADEAAHVAAARAFRAALAEAGLAGVTVPTEYGGQGLSIAHDTAVALAARGMHTFEDVCGIGIGMCVPVLLTLGTEEQKRAYIGPLLRGEQIWCQLFSEPGAGSDVASLRTKAVRDGDDWVLTGQKVWTTYAHHADYGLVLARTDPDAPKHKGITMFVLDMKAPGITARPLRQMTGDAEFNEIFLDEVRVPNSAIVGELNGGWTAALVMLMNERVQIGRDPLSMSPPVNFAMLRDLIVERGLGEDATARTKLAEVFVLERGLQLLGHKVAASLKPGQDPGPFASISKMGAAQLARFTTQAAFDLGGNAAAAWSGDDPMAGVWSYSMLAAPALGIAGGTDQIQRSIVAERVLGLPKG